The Neodiprion virginianus isolate iyNeoVirg1 chromosome 5, iyNeoVirg1.1, whole genome shotgun sequence genome contains a region encoding:
- the LOC124305199 gene encoding ovarian-specific serine/threonine-protein kinase Lok, with protein sequence MAAEDQLPLTLPDTQNADILTPQSQEQEPRSQGSQKIWGMLYPSSDRLQRVEMTMNEYTLGRAAHCNICLTEQHLDSKKWWGVISKLHFRITRVIVSPGTNDMVVYLEDTSHNGTFVNKLLVGKGKRIILEHGDVIGLAQAEKKVYTFMSISGSENSILPPELKCKYAVSRTLGSGVCGEVKMIYTKVGCKKFALKTIAKNKFHGCDGGNPFNDPGKILNEVHILKALRHPCIIRMEEILDTPSSVYIVLELMEGGELFDRIRKERSGLSERIAKVIFYQVVLAVHYLHQRGITHRDLKPENILLATNAEITLVKVTDFGLSKLVDTQTMMRTFCGTPLYVAPEVLLTHGKGSYTNQVDVWSLGVILYCCLSGLVPFISNAKDISLQHQIVQGIYSFPRERFKKVSLRAIDLIQRMLTVDPSKRITIQDVVRHPWLLDREVRSIVSELMNEDDEYNENLVPFSVPSTSGVASAVVHASRLKATAGLRRQRIEPPTAALKRARVE encoded by the exons ATGGCTGCAGAGGATCAATTACCGCTTACCTTACCGGACACCCAAAATGCCGACATCTTGACCCCGCAGAGCCAGGAACAGGAACCACGGTCCCAAGGTTCCCAGAAGATATGGGGAATGCTTTACCCGAGCAGTGACAGGTTGCAGAGAGTCG AAATGACTATGAATGAGTACACATTGGGCCGTGCGGCACATTGCAACATATGCCTGACGGAACAACATCTTGACAGTAAAAAATGGTGGGGTGTTATTAGCAAGCTGCACTTTCGAATAACAAGGGTAATTGTTAGCCCTGGAACGAATGACATGGTGGTTTACCTGGAGGACACAAGCCACAACGGTACATTTGTTAATAAGCTCCTTGTGGGAAAAGGAAAACGAATTATTCTAGAACACGGTGACGTAATCGGGCTGGCTCAGGCTGAGAAAAAAG TTTATACTTTTATGAGTATCAGCGGATCAGAAAATAGTATCCTGCCTCCAGAATTGAAATGCAAGTACGCTGTATCAAGAACGCTTGGTTCTGGTGTGTGCGGTGAGGTGAAAATGATCTATACTAAAGTCGGGTGCAAAAAGTTTGCGCTCAAGACTATCGCtaagaataaatttcatgGCTGTGATGGAGGGAATCCGTTCAACGATCCAGGGAAGATCCTCAATGAGGTTCACATACTCAAGGCCTTGAGGCAT CCTTGCATAATAAGGATGGAAGAAATCCTAGACACCCCGTCGTCGGTTTATATTGTCCTTGAGCTGATGGAGGGTGGTGAACTATTTGATAGGATTCGTAAGGAACGTTCTGGATTGAGCGAAAGAATTGCCAAAGTAATATTCTACCAGGTCGTTCTCGCCGTTCACTATCTACACCAACGCGGGATAACCCACAGAGACTTGAAG ccaGAAAATATACTGTTGGCTACTAACGCTGAAATAACACTGGTTAAAGTGACAGATTTCGGTCTGTCAAAGCTGGTCGACACTCAGACTATGATGCGCACTTTTTGTGGCACTCCACTATACGTGGCTCCTGAAGTATTATTGACGCACGGAAAAGGGTCGTACACAAACCAG GTAGACGTATGGAGTTTGGGCGTAATTCTGTACTGTTGTTTAAGTGGGCTGGTACCATTCATCAGTAATGCCAAAGATATATCATTGCAGCATCAAATTGTTCAAGGAATTTACTCATTCCCGAGAGAGCGGTTTAAGAAGGTTTCCTTGCGTGCCATCGACCTC ATTCAGCGTATGCTGACTGTAGATCCGAGTAAACGGATCACCATTCAGGATGTCGTACGCCATCCATGGCTGCTGGACAGGGAAGTGAGAAGCATTGTTAGCGAACTAATGAACGAAGATGACGAATACAACGAAAATCTTGTACCGTTTTCTGTGCCATCAACTTCAGGAGTTGCATCAGCGGTTGTACACGCATCTAGGCTTAAGGCTACAGCAGGTCTCAGACGACAAAGAATAGAACCACCGACTGCCGCGTTGAAGAGGGCGCGCGTAGAGTGA
- the LOC124305206 gene encoding succinate dehydrogenase [ubiquinone] iron-sulfur subunit, mitochondrial-like, with product MFLLRPATRGPIGLLKNRLINVAKISRSLADKKTKPSSSERDHDCGPQKKFAKPRIKIIRIYRWNPHEPGTKPYMQQYEIDMNKCGTMILDALQLIKAEYDPTLTFRKSCREGICGSCSMNINGVNTLACLTKLDDNSSKPAIIYPLPHMYVIRDLVPDLSHFLKQYKMIEPWLKRRGEDQYIGYRQTLQSQRDRNKLDGLYECVMCGCCTYSCPPYWWLGDKYLGPAVLMQAYRWIIDSRDFEHEERLAKLRDFYSVFRCHTIFNCTKSCPKGLNPGKAIAQIKRLLAGLTKKEKPDMQTPLPDPCAGPPPNANPHAEK from the exons ATGTTTTTACTTCGCCCGGCGACAAGGGGCCCTATCGGACTcttaaaaaatcgattaatcaacgTTGCGAAAATATCACGATCATTGGCGGACAAAAAAACCAAACCGAGCAGCTCGGAACGAGATCACGACTGCGGACcacagaaaaaattt GCAAAACCTAGGATAAAGATAATCCGCATCTATCGATGGAACCCTCACGAGCCGGGAACGAAACCCTACATGCAGCAGTACGAAATCGACATGAACAAGTGCGGTACAATGATTCTGGACGCCCTGCAATTAATAAAAGCGGAGTACGACCCGACCCTaacttttcgaaaatcatGTCGCGAGGGAATATGCGGTAGCTGCTCGATGAACATCAACGGGGTGAACACCCTGGCCTGTCTAAC GAAACTCGACGACAATTCATCGAAACCGGCGATTATCTATCCCCTGCCCCACATGTACGTAATTCGGGACTTGGTGCCGGATCTTTCGCACTTTTTGAAACAGTACAAAATGATAGAACCTTGGCTGAAACGGCGGGGCGAGGATCAGTACATCGGGTATCGCCAGACGCTGCAAAGTCAGCGTGACAGAAACAAACTGGACGGTTTGTACGAGTGCGTGATGTGCGGATGCTGCACCTACTCGTGTCCGCCTTATTGGTGGCTCGGCGACAAGTATCTCGGACCTGCGGTCCTGATGCAG gcATACAGGTGGATCATCGATTCAAGGGACTTTGAGCACGAGGAACGGCTCGCGAAGCTTCGGGATTTTTATTCGGTTTTTCGCTGCCACACTATTTTCAATTGCACTAAATCGTGTCCGAAG GGATTGAATCCCGGCAAAGCGATTGCCCAGATAAAACGGCTACTTGCCGGTCttacgaaaaaagaaaaaccagaCATGCAGACGCCGCTGCCGGATCCGTGCGCTGGACCCCCCCCAAACGCCAATCCCCATgccgaaaaatga